The following coding sequences are from one Osmia bicornis bicornis chromosome 2, iOsmBic2.1, whole genome shotgun sequence window:
- the LOC114875657 gene encoding scavenger receptor class B member 1, translated as MKFIGSLFGIRSPKKMGKEYMKVGRNALFGVKTSQHDGLCTDRVPRPLSFLISKNGKLKHGRLSAIFIGILTLVIGIILSSIPWVDYVILKQLRLWNGSLSFQYWQKPGVVRLTKVYIFNVTNPENFLQYNEKPKLQEVGPFVYREDMEKVNIVFHNNGTVSYQHKKILNFMPEMSKDENLKVIVPNIPLLTLSTQSKSLPRFLTVGLSVFLSGMHMKSFVPVTAQELVFGYDDPLVSIAHRFFPKTRRPMSRMGLLLGRNGTLNEVSTIYTGHTDMKEFGLINRLNGLDHLPYWPNAPCNSIRASEGSFFPPREKTGADIVHIWDKDICRTLPLKYRGPTEKSGIKADLYTPSDVVFGRPNETTPENECFCSDDMSTCPSNGLQNISPCQYSAPVYLSFPHFYKADPKLLDAVHGLKPDHDTHGTYFKIQPKLGVPLEGKVRVQLNLKVERQPHIGVVSNFPDIVFPIMWIEEGIEELTPSIRRWVYLATTFSDVAVPCTSYGLILVGMIIITTVFVKAYNNAVFTHEAIELGKRTIRRSSTLLVNGQHKLLMTRESYVLLNSDNMEKPNRIEV; from the exons ATGAAGTTCATAGGGTCGTTGTTTGGGATCAGATCCCCCAAGAAGATGGGCAAGGAGTATATGAAAGTGGGAAGAAATGCTCTTTTCGGGGTGAAGACGAGTCAACACGATGGACTGTGCACGGACAGGGTTCCTAGACCTTTGTCCTTTCTTATTTCGAAAAATGGGAAACTTAAACATG gTAGACTATCAGCAATATTTATAGGAATCTTAACCCTCGTGATCGGCATTATTTTAAGCAGTATACCTTGGGTTGACTACGTTATTTTAAAG caaCTACGATTATGGAACGgttctctttcttttcaataCTGGCAAAAGCCTGGTGTTGTTCGACTGACCAAAGTGTACATATTCAACGTAACTAATCCGGAAAACTTCTTGCAATATAACGAGAAACCAAAATTGCAAGAGGTCGGTCCTTTCGTTTATAG GGAGGATATGGAGAAAGTAAATATCGTTTTCCATAACAATGGTACCGTAAGTTATCAACacaagaaaatattaaattttatgcCGGAAATGTCTAAAGACGAAAACCTTAAAGTAATAGTACCAAACATTCCATTACTA actCTGTCAACACAAAGTAAAAGTCTACCTCGATTTTTAACTGTAGGATTATCCGTGTTTTTGAGCGGAATGCATATGAAATCGTTTGTTCCTGTAACTGCTCAAGAACTTGTTTTCGGATACGATGATCCGCTAGTTAGTATTGCTCATCGATTTTTCCCGAAAACAAGACGTCCTATGAGTCGGATGGGGCTACTTCTCGGG AGGAATGGTACACTAAATGAAGTATCAACTATTTATACCGGACATACTGACATGAAGGAATTTGGATTAATTAATCGTTTAAATGGATTAGATCATTTGCCATATTGGCCAAATGCGCCATGTAATTCTATTCGAGCTTCTGAAG GATCATTTTTTCCACCCCGGGAAAAGACTGGTGCTGATATCGTTCATATATGGGACAAAGATATTTGCCGCACGCTACCTCTAAAATATCGAGGTCCAACTGAGAAATCGGGAATTAAGGCCGATTTGTATACACCATCAGATGTTGTATTCGGACGTCCGAACGAAACTACCCCCGAAAATGAATGCTTTTGTTCGGACGATATGTCCACTTGCCCTTCGAATGGGCTACAAAATATTAGTCCTTGCCAGTACA gCGCACCAGtctatctttctttccctCATTTCTATAAAGCGGACCCTAAATTATTAGATGCAGTTCATGGATTAAAACCAGATCATGATACACATGGGacgtattttaaaatacaaccG AAACTAGGAGTACCACTAGAAGGGAAGGTCCGTGTACAATTGAACTTAAAGGTTGAACGTCAGCCACATATTGGTGTCGTATCAAATTTTCCTGACATCGTGTTCCCTATCATGTGGATCGAAGAAGGTATCGAAGAATTAACACCTTCAATCCGCAGATGGGTTTATTTAGCAACCACGTTCAGCGACGTTGCTGTGCCTTGTACCTCGTATGGCTTAATTCTAGTCGGTATGATAATCATAACTACCGTTTTCGTGAAGGCTTATAACAACGCGGTATTCACACACGAAGCAATCGAGTTAGGTAAACGGACTATCAGAAGAAGTTCCACGTTATTAGTGAATGGACAACACAAACTGTTAATGACACGAGAATCGTACGTTTTGCTTAATAGTGATAATATGGAAAAACCGAACAGGATAGAGGTTTAG